AAGCCGCTAAAACCCCAAGTCACCTTATGGATCAGGTTAAGGTCTTGGTACAAAGCGGACAGATAGAGAAAGCTAAAATGCTATGTGCAGGAGAGAATACTCCTGTAGCGAATATGATAGCAAAAGGAATCGAACGAATAGGTTCGCCTTTGAAAAACATTGAAGTCTCTATCGAGAACGTAGGTAAGATTGAAATTTACAAGCTTGAGAAAAATCTGGGCTTATTAGCGACAGTTTCTGGAGCAGCACCAATGATAGGATTTTTGGGTACCGTTACCGGGATGATTCAAGCATTTATATCCATTGCACAAGAAGAAGGGAATGTGTCGCCAAAGTTACTCTCCATGGGGATTTATGAAGCGATGATCACAACCGCAGCGGGACTTGTAGTAGGGATTGTAGCCTATTTGGGATACAATTACTTGGTAACTCAAGTTTCCAAATTGGTACATAATATGGAATATACTTCCATCGAATTTATTGACCTTCTTCAAGATAAATAAGCATGGGACTTCAATCGAAAAATAAAATTGATGCAAGTTTCAGCATGTCTTCCATGACTGATATTATATTCTTGCTATTGATCTTTTTCATGCTGACTTCCTCTTTTATTACTCCATCGGGATTGCCGGTGAATTTACCATCAAGTGAAGCATCTGATATTGTGATGCAGGAAGTGACGGTTTCCGTGACGAAAGACCTTCGCTATTCTGTGAATGATAAAATTGTAAGTAGAGACGAGATCAAGGGTGAATTAGCCACTTTGCTCGAAGGAAAAAAGGGGCAAGTTGTATTGCATATTGACAAAGAAGTTCCGGTTGAATACCTCGTGGAAATTGGAGGAATTGCTGCTGGATTGGAAGCAAATGTTTCTATTGCCACAAAACCTTACTAGAAATGCAAACTTGGAAGGCTGACGAAATCGAAAAAGAAAGTAAAAAGAAGTCTGCTATCATCACGGTAGTGGTCAATTTACTTTTGTTGTTGGCTTTTTACTTTATCGTGGTTTGGAAACCTCAAATTCCACCTTTGCCCACTTATGGTTTGGAACTCAATCTGGGTTTTACGGATATGGGTTCTGGCAATCGAAATAGTCCAAATGCGCCTTCCGAAACACCCTCACAATCTGTTGAACAGGCCGCACCAGGAGAAGTAGCAGCTACCGTAACTCAACCAGCTACTCCTGCACCAGCTCCCAAAACTGAAACTGCAAAACAAAAGACAAGCTCAAAACCTGCCGCAAATCAAGCGGTAACTACGAAGCCATCTCCAATTAAAGGCGAACAAAAAGCCGCAGTAGAAACCAAAAAACCGGAGCCGACTAAAACGGAACCTGCGAAAACTGTCACCACACCTGCCAAGTCTGAAGCAGAAGCAACCACCCAAAAAGCACCTGAACAGCCCAAAATTGACCAAAGAGCCATCTTTGGAGCAGGAGGAACTTCAGGAAAAAGCTCAACCCCTGCTTCGGGTGGTGCCCAAGGATCCTCCACTTCCAAAGGTGATGAAGGACGTCCAACTGGTACCGTAGATGGCCGGGCAATCATGGGTGAGGGAAGTGGAAAAGGAACTAATTCAGGTGCTGGATATAGCCTTGACTTGGCAGGATGGGATTTTGCATCTAGGCCAACTATCAATGACCGAGTTTCGACTAGAAACGGTCGAATTGTTTTCAAGATTACGGTAGATGACTCTGGACGCGTGGTGCAAGCAGTACCCTTAGAATATAATGTTTCAAATGATGTCTTGGCCTATTATCGCCAAGTAGTAAATCAAATTAATTTTAAAAAATCAGGTGGAGCTGCTGCGGATTTTTCAACTGGGAAAATCACCTTTGTGATCAAGGTTGATTAGTATGAATTACCAAGAAACACTCGATTACCTATTTAACGCCCTCCCCATGTTTCAGCGGGTGGGCGCTTCTGCTTTTAGGAAGGACTTGAGCAATACTATTGCTCTTTGTGCACATTTGGAAAATCCGGAGCTAAAATTCAAGTCCGTTCATGTGGCTGGAACGAATGGGAAGGGAAGTACTTCCCATGCTTTAGCTGCGATTTTCCAATCTGCAGGATATAAAACCGGATTGTATACTTCTCCGCATTTAAAATCATTTACCGAGCGGATTCGAATCAATGGGCAAGAAATCACGGAACAGGCGGTAGTGGATTTTGTAGAAGTCAACAAAGCATTTTTGGATGAATTAAAGCCAAGTTTCTTTGAAATGACTGTTGGACTAGCCTTTTGGTATTTTGCCAAAGAAGAAGTAGATATTGCTATTGTAGAGGTAGGCATGGGAGGAAGGTTAGATAGTACCAATGTCATTGTACCGGAACTTTCTGTGATTACAAATATTGGTTGGGATCATATGCAGTTTTTGGGGGATTCACTTCCCCAAATCGCAGGAGAGAAGGCAGGAATTATCAAGACTGGAATACCCGTCGTAATAAGTCAGACTCAGACTGAGACTTCGCCGGTTTTTATACAAAAATCAAAAGAAATCTCGTCCTCCATTTTTTTCGCAGATCAAGAAATCAAGGTTGAGAAGCAAG
Above is a window of Algoriphagus sanaruensis DNA encoding:
- a CDS encoding ExbD/TolR family protein yields the protein MGLQSKNKIDASFSMSSMTDIIFLLLIFFMLTSSFITPSGLPVNLPSSEASDIVMQEVTVSVTKDLRYSVNDKIVSRDEIKGELATLLEGKKGQVVLHIDKEVPVEYLVEIGGIAAGLEANVSIATKPY
- a CDS encoding bifunctional folylpolyglutamate synthase/dihydrofolate synthase; its protein translation is MNYQETLDYLFNALPMFQRVGASAFRKDLSNTIALCAHLENPELKFKSVHVAGTNGKGSTSHALAAIFQSAGYKTGLYTSPHLKSFTERIRINGQEITEQAVVDFVEVNKAFLDELKPSFFEMTVGLAFWYFAKEEVDIAIVEVGMGGRLDSTNVIVPELSVITNIGWDHMQFLGDSLPQIAGEKAGIIKTGIPVVISQTQTETSPVFIQKSKEISSSIFFADQEIKVEKQASQDQKSAVFQVSEEDKNYTIEFGLLGDYQRFNLPGILESVAQLRKKGWIISEEAVKIGLKEVSFLTGLKGRWQVLGQNPTVIADTGHNEPGIREILSQLERLSFQQLWMVIGMVQDKDISKILALLPKSAKYVFCQADLPRALSAQLLAEKSKEFGLKGEVIPNVNQALKFARKNASSNDLIFVGGSTFVVAEIQDL
- a CDS encoding energy transducer TonB, with protein sequence MQTWKADEIEKESKKKSAIITVVVNLLLLLAFYFIVVWKPQIPPLPTYGLELNLGFTDMGSGNRNSPNAPSETPSQSVEQAAPGEVAATVTQPATPAPAPKTETAKQKTSSKPAANQAVTTKPSPIKGEQKAAVETKKPEPTKTEPAKTVTTPAKSEAEATTQKAPEQPKIDQRAIFGAGGTSGKSSTPASGGAQGSSTSKGDEGRPTGTVDGRAIMGEGSGKGTNSGAGYSLDLAGWDFASRPTINDRVSTRNGRIVFKITVDDSGRVVQAVPLEYNVSNDVLAYYRQVVNQINFKKSGGAAADFSTGKITFVIKVD
- a CDS encoding MotA/TolQ/ExbB proton channel family protein encodes the protein MILLQTLTTDSLTTMDSLNTAAATENIGLLDLLIKGGYMMIPLYLLFILAIFIFFQKLITLNKAAKTPSHLMDQVKVLVQSGQIEKAKMLCAGENTPVANMIAKGIERIGSPLKNIEVSIENVGKIEIYKLEKNLGLLATVSGAAPMIGFLGTVTGMIQAFISIAQEEGNVSPKLLSMGIYEAMITTAAGLVVGIVAYLGYNYLVTQVSKLVHNMEYTSIEFIDLLQDK